A region of Rattus rattus isolate New Zealand chromosome 7, Rrattus_CSIRO_v1, whole genome shotgun sequence DNA encodes the following proteins:
- the Abcg8 gene encoding ATP-binding cassette sub-family G member 8 isoform X2, with the protein MAEKTKEETQLWNGTVLQDASGLQDSVFSSESDNSLYFTYSGQSNTLEVRDLTYQVDMASQVPWFEQLAQFKIPWRSRGSQDSWDLGIRNLSFKVRSGQMLAIIGSAGCGRATLLDVITGRDHGGKMKSGQIWINGQPSTPQLIRKCVAHVRQQDQLLPNLTVRETLTFIAQMRLPKTFSQAQRDKRVEDVIAELRLRQCANTRVGNTYVRGVSGGERRRVSIGVQLLWNPGILILDEPTSGLDSFTAHNLVRTLSRLAKGNRLVLISLHQPRSDIFRLFDLVLLMTSGTPVYLGVAQHMVQYFTSIGYPCPRYSNPADFYVDLTSIDRRSKEQEVATMEKARSLAALFLEKVQGFDDFLWKAEAKKLNTGTYAVSQTLTQDTNCGTAPELPGMIQQFTTLIRRQISNDFRDLPTLFIHGAEACLMSLIIGFLYYGHADKLLSFVDMAALLFMIGALIPFNVILDVVSKCHSERSLLYYELEDGLYTAGPYFFAKVLGELPEHCAYVIIYGMPIYWLTNLRPVPELFLLHFMLLWLVVFCCRTMALAASAMLPTFHMSSFCCNALYNSFYLTAGFMINLNNLWIVPAWISKISFLRWCFSGLMQIQFNGHIYTTQIGNLTFSIPGDTMVTAMDLNSHPLYAIYLIVIGISCGFLSLYYLSLKFIKQKSIQDW; encoded by the exons ATGGCTGAGAAGACCAAAGAGGAGACCCAGCTGTGGAACGGGACTGTACTCCAGGATGCTTCA GGCCTCCAGGACAGCGTGTTCTCCTCTGAAAGTGACAACAGCCTCTACTTCACCTACAGTGGCCAGTCCAACACTCTGGAGGTCAGAGATCTCACCTACCAG GTGGACATGGCCTCTCAGGTGCCTTGGTTTGAGCAGCTGGCTCAGTTCAAGATACCGTGGAGGTCTCGCGGCAGCCAGGACTCCTGGGATCTGGGCATCCGAAATCTGAGCTTCAAAGTGAGGAGTGGACAGATGCTGGCTATCATAGGGAGCGCAG GCTGCGGGAGAGCCACATTACTCGACGTTATCACAGGCAGAGACCATGGTGGCAAGATGAAATCAGGACAAATCTGGATAAACGGGCAACCCAGCACGCCTCAGCTGATACGGAAGTGTGTGGCACATGTGCGCCAGCAAGACCAGCTGCTCCCCAACCTGACTgtcagagagaccctgacttTCATCGCCCAGATGCGCCTGCCCAAGACCTTCTCTCAGGCCCAGCGAGACAAACGG GTGGAAGACGTGATTGCGGAGCTGCGGCTGCGGCAGTGCGCCAACACCCGCGTGGGCAACACATACGTACGTGGGGTGTCCGGGGGCGAGCGCCGAAGAGTGAGCATCGGGGTGCAGCTCCTGTGGAACCCAG GAATCCTCATCCTGGATGAACCCACTTCCGGCCTCGACAGCTTCACCGCTCACAACCTGGTGAGAACTTTGTCCCGCCTGGCCAAAGGCAACAGACTGGTGCTCATCTCCCTCCACCAGCCTCGCTCTGACATCTTCAGGCTATTTGACCTGGTCCTTCTGATGACGTCTGGCACCCCTGTCTACCTGGGGGTGGCACAGCACATGGTGCAGTACTTTACATCAATTGGCTACCCTTGCCCTCGCTACAGCAACCCTGCTGACTTCTACG TGGACTTGACGAGCATCGACAGGCGCAGCAAAGAACAGGAGGTggccaccatggagaaggctcgCTCGCTTGCAGCCTTGTTCCTAGAAAAAGTGCAAGGCTTTGACGACTTTCTGTGGAAAGCTGAGGCAAAGAAGCTCAACACAGGCACCTATGCAGTCAG CCAGACCCTCACACAGGACACCAACTGTGGAACTGCTCCTGAGCTGCCCGGGATGATACAGCAGTTTACCACCCTGATCCG tcgTCAGATTTCCAATGACTTCCGGGACTTGCCCACCCTGTTCATCCATGGAGCAGAAGCCTGCCTGATGTCTCTCATCATTGGCTTCCTTTACTACGGCCACGCAGACAAGCTGCTCTCCTTCGTGGACATGGCAGCCCTCCTGTTCATGATAGGAGCGCTCATTCCTTTTAATGTCATTCTGGATGTCGTCTCCAAAT gTCACTCGGAGCGCTCGCTGCTGTACTATGAACTGGAGGACGGACTGTACACTGCTGGTCCTTATTTCTTTGCCAAG GTCCTCGGCGAGCTGCCAGAGCACTGTGCCTATGTCATCATCTATGGGATGCCCATCTACTGGCTGACCAACCTGCGGCCAGTGCCTGAGCTCTTCCTCCTGCACTTCATGCTCCTGTGGCTGGTGGTCTTCTGCTGCAGGACCATGGCCCTGGCCGCCTCTGCCATGCTGCCCACCTTCCACATGTCCTCCTTCTGCTGCAACGCTCTCTACAACTCCTTCTACCTTACAGCTGGCTTCATGATAAACTTGAACAACCTGTGGATAG TACCTGCATGGATTTCCAAGATTTCGTTTCTTCGGTGGTGCTTCTCAGGGCTGATGCAGATTCAGTTTAATGGACACATTTACACCACGCAGATCGGCAACCTCACCTTCTCCATCCCCGGAGACACG ATGGTCACTGCCATGGACCTGAACTCACATCCTCTTTACGCGATCTACCTCATCGTCATTGGCATCAGCTGTGGCTTCCTGTCCCTGTATTATCTGTCCTTGAAGTTCATCAAACAGAAGTCAATTCAAGATTGGTGA
- the Abcg8 gene encoding ATP-binding cassette sub-family G member 8 isoform X1: protein MAEKTKEETQLWNGTVLQDASQGLQDSVFSSESDNSLYFTYSGQSNTLEVRDLTYQVDMASQVPWFEQLAQFKIPWRSRGSQDSWDLGIRNLSFKVRSGQMLAIIGSAGCGRATLLDVITGRDHGGKMKSGQIWINGQPSTPQLIRKCVAHVRQQDQLLPNLTVRETLTFIAQMRLPKTFSQAQRDKRVEDVIAELRLRQCANTRVGNTYVRGVSGGERRRVSIGVQLLWNPGILILDEPTSGLDSFTAHNLVRTLSRLAKGNRLVLISLHQPRSDIFRLFDLVLLMTSGTPVYLGVAQHMVQYFTSIGYPCPRYSNPADFYVDLTSIDRRSKEQEVATMEKARSLAALFLEKVQGFDDFLWKAEAKKLNTGTYAVSQTLTQDTNCGTAPELPGMIQQFTTLIRRQISNDFRDLPTLFIHGAEACLMSLIIGFLYYGHADKLLSFVDMAALLFMIGALIPFNVILDVVSKCHSERSLLYYELEDGLYTAGPYFFAKVLGELPEHCAYVIIYGMPIYWLTNLRPVPELFLLHFMLLWLVVFCCRTMALAASAMLPTFHMSSFCCNALYNSFYLTAGFMINLNNLWIVPAWISKISFLRWCFSGLMQIQFNGHIYTTQIGNLTFSIPGDTMVTAMDLNSHPLYAIYLIVIGISCGFLSLYYLSLKFIKQKSIQDW from the exons ATGGCTGAGAAGACCAAAGAGGAGACCCAGCTGTGGAACGGGACTGTACTCCAGGATGCTTCA CAGGGCCTCCAGGACAGCGTGTTCTCCTCTGAAAGTGACAACAGCCTCTACTTCACCTACAGTGGCCAGTCCAACACTCTGGAGGTCAGAGATCTCACCTACCAG GTGGACATGGCCTCTCAGGTGCCTTGGTTTGAGCAGCTGGCTCAGTTCAAGATACCGTGGAGGTCTCGCGGCAGCCAGGACTCCTGGGATCTGGGCATCCGAAATCTGAGCTTCAAAGTGAGGAGTGGACAGATGCTGGCTATCATAGGGAGCGCAG GCTGCGGGAGAGCCACATTACTCGACGTTATCACAGGCAGAGACCATGGTGGCAAGATGAAATCAGGACAAATCTGGATAAACGGGCAACCCAGCACGCCTCAGCTGATACGGAAGTGTGTGGCACATGTGCGCCAGCAAGACCAGCTGCTCCCCAACCTGACTgtcagagagaccctgacttTCATCGCCCAGATGCGCCTGCCCAAGACCTTCTCTCAGGCCCAGCGAGACAAACGG GTGGAAGACGTGATTGCGGAGCTGCGGCTGCGGCAGTGCGCCAACACCCGCGTGGGCAACACATACGTACGTGGGGTGTCCGGGGGCGAGCGCCGAAGAGTGAGCATCGGGGTGCAGCTCCTGTGGAACCCAG GAATCCTCATCCTGGATGAACCCACTTCCGGCCTCGACAGCTTCACCGCTCACAACCTGGTGAGAACTTTGTCCCGCCTGGCCAAAGGCAACAGACTGGTGCTCATCTCCCTCCACCAGCCTCGCTCTGACATCTTCAGGCTATTTGACCTGGTCCTTCTGATGACGTCTGGCACCCCTGTCTACCTGGGGGTGGCACAGCACATGGTGCAGTACTTTACATCAATTGGCTACCCTTGCCCTCGCTACAGCAACCCTGCTGACTTCTACG TGGACTTGACGAGCATCGACAGGCGCAGCAAAGAACAGGAGGTggccaccatggagaaggctcgCTCGCTTGCAGCCTTGTTCCTAGAAAAAGTGCAAGGCTTTGACGACTTTCTGTGGAAAGCTGAGGCAAAGAAGCTCAACACAGGCACCTATGCAGTCAG CCAGACCCTCACACAGGACACCAACTGTGGAACTGCTCCTGAGCTGCCCGGGATGATACAGCAGTTTACCACCCTGATCCG tcgTCAGATTTCCAATGACTTCCGGGACTTGCCCACCCTGTTCATCCATGGAGCAGAAGCCTGCCTGATGTCTCTCATCATTGGCTTCCTTTACTACGGCCACGCAGACAAGCTGCTCTCCTTCGTGGACATGGCAGCCCTCCTGTTCATGATAGGAGCGCTCATTCCTTTTAATGTCATTCTGGATGTCGTCTCCAAAT gTCACTCGGAGCGCTCGCTGCTGTACTATGAACTGGAGGACGGACTGTACACTGCTGGTCCTTATTTCTTTGCCAAG GTCCTCGGCGAGCTGCCAGAGCACTGTGCCTATGTCATCATCTATGGGATGCCCATCTACTGGCTGACCAACCTGCGGCCAGTGCCTGAGCTCTTCCTCCTGCACTTCATGCTCCTGTGGCTGGTGGTCTTCTGCTGCAGGACCATGGCCCTGGCCGCCTCTGCCATGCTGCCCACCTTCCACATGTCCTCCTTCTGCTGCAACGCTCTCTACAACTCCTTCTACCTTACAGCTGGCTTCATGATAAACTTGAACAACCTGTGGATAG TACCTGCATGGATTTCCAAGATTTCGTTTCTTCGGTGGTGCTTCTCAGGGCTGATGCAGATTCAGTTTAATGGACACATTTACACCACGCAGATCGGCAACCTCACCTTCTCCATCCCCGGAGACACG ATGGTCACTGCCATGGACCTGAACTCACATCCTCTTTACGCGATCTACCTCATCGTCATTGGCATCAGCTGTGGCTTCCTGTCCCTGTATTATCTGTCCTTGAAGTTCATCAAACAGAAGTCAATTCAAGATTGGTGA
- the LOC116905535 gene encoding 60S ribosomal protein L21-like: protein MTNTKGKRRGTRYMFSRPFRKHGDVPLATYMQIYKKGDIVDIKGMGTIQKGMPHKCYHGKTGRVYNVTQRAVGIIVNKQVKGKILAKRINVRIEHIKHSKSRDGFLKRVKENDQKKEEAKEKGTWVQLKCQPVPPREATVGTNGKEPGLLEPIPYGFTA from the coding sequence ATgacgaacacaaaaggaaagaggagaggtactcggtatatgttctctagaccttttaggaaacatggagacgTTCCTTTGGCTACATACATGCAAATCTACAAGAAGGGcgatattgtagacatcaagggaatgggcactattcaaaaaggaatgccccataagtgttaccacggcaaaaccggaagagtctacaatgtcacccagcgtgccgtgggcatcattgtaaacaagcaagttaaaggcaagattctggccaagaggatcaatgtgcggattgagcacatcaagcactcgaAGAGCAGAGACggcttcctgaagcgggtgaaggagaacgatcagaagaaagaggaagccaaagagaagggcacctgggttcagctgaagtgccagcctgtgccacccagagaagccacTGTGGGGACTAACGGGAAGGAGCCTgggctgctggagcccattccatatGGATTCACTGCCTAA